One region of Streptomyces sp. CG4 genomic DNA includes:
- the glnA gene encoding type I glutamate--ammonia ligase, with amino-acid sequence MDKQQEFVLRTLEERDIRFVRLWFTDVLGFLKSVAVAPAELEQAFDEGIGFDGSAIEGFARVYESDMIAKPDPSTFQVLPWRAETPGTARMFCDILMPDGSPSFADPRYVLKRALARTSDLGFTFYTHPEIEFFLLKDRPLDGSRPTPADNSGYFDHTPTNVGMDFRRQAITMLESMGISVEFSHHEGAPGQQEIDLRYADALSTADNIMTFRLVMKQVALEQGVQATFMPKPFSEHPGSGMHTHLSLFEGDRNAFYESGSEYQLSKVGRSFIAGLLKHAAEISAVTNQWVNSYKRIWGGSERTAGAGGEAPSYICWGHNNRSALVRVPMYKPGKTGSARVEVRSIDSGANPYLAYAVLLAAGLKGIEEGYELPPGAEDDVWALSDAERRAMGIEPLPQNLGEALALMERSDLVAETLGEHVFDFFLRNKQAEWHEYRSEVTAFELRKNLPVL; translated from the coding sequence ATGGACAAGCAGCAGGAGTTCGTGCTCCGGACGTTGGAAGAGCGCGACATCCGGTTCGTGCGCCTGTGGTTCACCGACGTGCTGGGCTTCCTCAAGTCCGTCGCCGTGGCCCCCGCCGAGCTGGAGCAGGCCTTCGACGAGGGCATCGGATTCGACGGATCCGCCATCGAGGGCTTCGCCCGGGTCTACGAGTCCGACATGATCGCCAAGCCGGACCCCTCCACCTTCCAGGTCCTGCCCTGGCGCGCGGAGACCCCCGGCACCGCCCGCATGTTCTGCGACATCCTCATGCCGGACGGCTCGCCGTCCTTCGCGGACCCGCGCTATGTCCTGAAGCGCGCCCTGGCCCGCACCTCCGACCTGGGCTTCACCTTCTACACCCACCCCGAGATCGAGTTCTTCCTGCTGAAGGACCGCCCGCTGGACGGCTCCCGCCCCACCCCGGCCGACAACTCGGGCTACTTCGACCACACCCCGACCAACGTCGGCATGGACTTCCGCCGCCAGGCGATCACCATGCTGGAGTCGATGGGGATCTCGGTGGAGTTCTCCCACCACGAGGGCGCCCCGGGCCAGCAGGAGATCGACCTGCGCTACGCCGACGCGCTCTCCACCGCGGACAACATCATGACGTTCCGCCTGGTCATGAAGCAGGTCGCGCTGGAGCAGGGCGTCCAGGCGACCTTCATGCCGAAGCCCTTCTCCGAGCACCCGGGCAGCGGCATGCACACCCACCTCTCCCTCTTCGAGGGCGACCGCAACGCGTTCTACGAGTCGGGCTCCGAGTACCAGCTCTCCAAGGTCGGCCGCTCCTTCATCGCCGGCCTGCTCAAGCACGCGGCGGAGATCTCCGCGGTCACCAACCAGTGGGTGAACTCGTACAAGCGCATCTGGGGCGGCTCCGAGCGCACCGCGGGCGCCGGCGGCGAGGCTCCGTCGTACATCTGCTGGGGCCACAACAACCGCAGCGCCCTGGTCCGCGTCCCGATGTACAAGCCCGGCAAGACCGGCTCCGCCCGGGTCGAGGTCCGCTCCATCGACTCCGGCGCCAACCCGTACCTGGCCTACGCCGTCCTGCTGGCCGCCGGCCTGAAGGGCATCGAGGAGGGCTACGAGCTCCCGCCGGGCGCCGAGGACGACGTCTGGGCCCTCTCCGACGCCGAGCGCCGCGCGATGGGCATCGAACCCCTCCCGCAGAACCTCGGCGAGGCCCTCGCCCTGATGGAACGCAGCGACCTGGTCGCCGAGACCCTCGGCGAGCACGTCTTCGACTTCTTCCTGCGCAACAAGCAGGCCGAGTGGCACGAGTACCGCAGCGAGGTCACGGCCTTCGAGCTGCGGAAGAATCTGCCGGTGCTGTAG
- a CDS encoding TolB family protein, with protein MTVRNRVLILVSAVAVLAAIGVASVLHASARADRRDHTQAGGPRVTPGAVTLTGQGSLLFRNMAWGPHRDEVVSVPAGDPSGARTASGVKCLRFYAASGTGVCLQAVHGAVSDTYRALILDARLRTVHTYDVPGIPSRARVSPTGHFAAWTAFVGGDSYAGTNFSTRTAIVDTRSGRLIPSLEDFRIVKDGHPYRAPDANFWGVTFARDDRTFYATLATKGSTYLVQGDLRARTVTTLHADVECPSLSPDGTRIAYKKRVKGLPKDAPWHLYVLDLRTMRETPLAERRSVDDQAVWRDARTVVYALPGDYGADLYQAPADGSGAPRRITEAAVSPAYVG; from the coding sequence ATGACCGTACGCAACCGCGTCCTGATCCTGGTCTCGGCCGTCGCCGTGCTGGCGGCGATCGGGGTCGCGTCGGTGCTGCATGCCTCGGCCCGGGCCGACCGGCGCGACCACACCCAGGCGGGCGGTCCGCGGGTCACGCCGGGGGCGGTGACGCTGACCGGGCAGGGGTCGCTGCTCTTCCGGAACATGGCGTGGGGGCCGCATAGGGACGAGGTCGTCAGCGTTCCGGCGGGCGATCCGTCGGGGGCGCGCACCGCGTCGGGCGTCAAGTGCCTGCGGTTCTACGCCGCTTCGGGGACGGGTGTGTGCCTGCAAGCGGTGCATGGGGCGGTTTCGGACACGTACCGGGCGCTGATTCTGGACGCTCGGCTGCGGACCGTGCACACGTACGACGTACCGGGGATTCCGTCGCGTGCCCGGGTCTCCCCCACCGGGCACTTCGCCGCCTGGACGGCGTTCGTGGGCGGTGACAGTTACGCCGGTACGAACTTCTCGACGCGTACGGCGATCGTGGACACCCGGAGCGGCCGGCTGATCCCGTCGCTGGAGGACTTCCGGATCGTCAAGGACGGGCATCCGTACCGGGCGCCGGACGCCAACTTCTGGGGCGTGACCTTCGCCCGCGACGACCGCACCTTCTACGCGACGCTCGCGACCAAGGGCAGCACCTATCTGGTGCAGGGCGATCTGCGCGCCCGTACCGTCACGACCCTGCACGCCGATGTCGAGTGTCCCTCGCTCTCGCCCGACGGGACGCGGATCGCCTACAAGAAGCGGGTCAAGGGGCTGCCGAAGGACGCTCCTTGGCATCTGTACGTCCTCGACCTGCGCACCATGCGGGAGACCCCGCTGGCCGAGCGGAGGAGCGTGGACGACCAGGCGGTGTGGCGGGACGCCCGTACGGTCGTGTACGCGCTGCCGGGGGACTACGGCGCCGATCTGTACCAGGCTCCGGCCGACGGGTCGGGGGCGCCGCGGCGGATCACCGAGGCCGCCGTGTCACCGGCGTACGTCGGATAG